The Acidimicrobiales bacterium DNA window CCTCTGGCTGCTGCCCTTCTACCAGTCGCCCCTCCGCGACGGCGGCTACGACATCTCGGACTGGTTCACGGTCCTGCCCGAGTACGGCGACATCGGCGACGCCTACGAGCTGGTCGAGCAGGCCCACCGCCGGGGCATCCGCATCATCGCCGACCTCGTCGTCAACCACACGAGCGACCAGCACCCGTGGTTCCAGGAGTCCCGCCAGGACCGCACCAACCCGAAGGCCGACTGGTACGTCTGGAGCGACGACGACACCCGGTGGTCCGAGGCGAGGATCATCTTCGTCGACACCGAGCACTCCAACTGGACCTGGGACCCGGTGCGGGGCCAGTACTACTGGCACCGGTTCTTCCACCACCAGCCCGACCTCAACTACCGCAACGAAGAGGTGGCGGAGGGGATGATCGACGTCCTCCGCTACTGGGCCGACATCGGCCTCGACGGCTTCCGCCTCGACGCCGTGCCCTACCTGTTCGAGCGGGACGGCACCAACGGCGAGAACCTCCAGGAGACCCACGAGTACCTGAAGCGGATGCGCAAGGCCATCGACGCCGAGTTCCCCGGGCGGGTGCTGCTGGCCGAGGCCAACCAGTGGCCGGCCGACGTCGTCGACTACTTCGGCGACGGCGACGAGTGCCAGATGTGCTTCCACTTCCCGGTGATGCCGCGCATGTTCATGGCCCTGCGCCGCGAGCAGCGCTACCCGATCACCGAGATCCTGGCCCAGACCCCGCCCATCCCCGACGGCTGCCAGTGGGGGATCTTCCTCCGCAACCACGACGAGCTCACGCTCGAGATGGTCACCGACGAGGAGCGGGACTACATGTGGGCGGAGTACGCCAAGGACCCGCGGATGAAGCTCAACATCGGCATCCGCCGCCGGCTCTCGCCCCTGCTCGACAACGACCGCCGCGTGGCCGAGCTGTTCCACGCCCTGCTGTTCAGCCTGCCGGGCAGCCCGGTCATGTACTACGGCGACGAGATCGGGATGGGCGACAACATCTACCTCGGCGACCGGGACGGGGTCCGCACGCCGATGCAGTGGACGCCCGACCGCAACGCCGGGTTCTCCCGGGCCGACTTCGCCCAGCTCTACCTGCCGCCGCTCATGGACCCGGTGTACGGGTACCAGGCCGTCAACGTCGAGGCCGAGCAGCGCAACCCGAGCTCGTTCCTGCACTGGGTCCGCCGCATGATCGAGGTCCGCAAGCAGCACCCGGTGTTCGGGATCGGCACGTTCGAGGTCCTCAACACCGAGAACCCGTCGGTGCTCGCCTACCTGCGCCGGGCGACGAGGGACGACGGCTCGGAGGACATGGTCCTCTGCGTCAACAACCTCAGCCGCTTCGCCCAGCCGGCCGAGCTCATGCTCGAGCACGTGGCCGGCAAGGTGCCGGTCGAGCTGACCGGGCGCGTGCACTTCCCGAGGATCGGCGAGCTGCCGTACTTCGTCACGCTGGCGCCCTACGGGTTCTACTGGTTCGCCCTGGTCGACGAGGAGGCCACGCCGTGAGCACCACGATCGAGGCCCTGGTCGAGGCCCTGCCGGCCTACCTGCGGGCCCAGCGGTGGGCGGCCGCGTCCGACCGGTCCATCACCGGCGTCGCCGTCGAGGAGGCCGAGGAGCTGGTCGGCGGCCGCCCGGGGCTCACGTGGGCGCTGGTGTCGGCGTCGTTCGAGGACGGGTCGACGGCCCGCTACCAGGTGGTGGTCGGGCTGCGGGCCGCCGACTCCCACGAGCGGTTCCTCGAGGGCAAGCCGGCGGCCGTCATCGGCGTCGTCGACACGGACGACGGCCCGGCCGTCGCCTACGACGCGCTGATCGACCCCGAGCTGGCCGTCGCCCTGCTCCGCCACGTGGCGCCGGACGAGGAGGTGCAGCGGGTGCGGCCGCTGCTCGTCGAGCAGTCGAACACCTCCGTCGTCTACGACGAGCGCCTGATCCTCAAGCTGTTCCGCCGCGTCCACGACGGCCCCAACCCGGACGCCGAGGTCACGCGGGGGCTGGCCGACGTCGGCTTCACCCACATCAGCGCGCCGGTGGCCGAGTGGCGCCGGGGCGGCCGCGACCTGGCCGTGCTGCGGGAGTTCCTCGTCGGCGGCACCGACGGGTTCCACCTCGCCCTCACGTCGCTGCGCGACCTCTACGACAGCCGCCAGCCGCCGGCCGAGGCCGGCGGCGACTTCGCCCACGAGGCCCGCCGCCTCGGGCAGATCACCGCGGCCATGCACCTCGCCCTCGCCGACGCGTTCGGCGCCGAGCCGGCCGACGCCGGCACGTGGGCCGCGGAGATGGCCGACCACCTCGCCCGCCTGCGCACCACCCGCGTCGACCGGGACCGGGTGGCCGCCGCCTTCGAGGCCCTCGGGTCGGTGACGGAGGCCGGTGCCGCCATCCGCGTCCACGGTGACTACCACCTCGGGCAGGTCATGCGCACCGACGCCGGCTGGTACGTCCTCGACTTCGAGGGCGAGCCCGAGCGCCCGCTGGAGGAGCGGCGCCGGCCGTCGTCGGCGCTGAAGGACGTGGCCGGCATGCTCCGCTCGTTCCAGTACGCGGCCGCCGTCGCCCTGCGGGAGCGGGAGTTCGACGAGGACGAGGTGGAGCTGGTCGACCTCGGCCGCGCGTGGGAGCGCCGCAACGCCGACGCCTTCCGCGACGGCTACCTGTCGATCACCGGCATCGACGAGGTCCTCCCCGCCGCCGGCGACCGCGACCGGGTGCTCGACGCGTTCCTGCTCGACAAGGCCGTGTACGAGGTGGCCTACGAGGAGGCCAACCGGCCGGCGTGGGTGGAGATCCCGGCCGGCGCCGTCGAGCGGCTCCTGGCCCCGGCATGACGGCGCCGTCGCGCCCCACGCCGCCCGTCGCGCCCCCGGTCGACCGGGACGAGGCCACCCGGCTGGTGGCCGGCCGCCACGCGCAGCCCCACGCCGTGCTCGGCGCCCACCCCGTGGACGGCGGGTGGGTGGTGCGGGTGCTGCGGCCCGACGCCGTGCGGGTCACGGTCGTCGTGCTGCCCGGCGGCGAGCGGGTCGACCTCCGCCGGGAGCACGACGGCGGCCTGTTCTCGGGGGTCGTGCCCGGGGCGGGGCCGATGCTCGACTACGGCCTCGAGGTCGAGTACCCGGGCGGGGGGCGGTTCCCGGTGGACGACCCCTACCGCTTCTGGCCGACGCTCGGCGACGTCGACCTGCACCTGATCGGCGAGGGCCACCATCTCCAGCTGTGGCGGGTGCTCGGCGCCCGGCCCATGGTCCACCAGGGCGTCGACGGCACGGCGTTCTCGGTGTGGGCGCCGGCCGCCGCGGCCGTCCGGGTGGTCGGCGAGTTCAACTCCTGGGACGGGCGCCTCCACCCCATGCGGGCCATGGGCGCGTCCGGCGTGTGGGAGCTGTTCGTCCCCGGCGTCGGCCCCGGCGCCCGCTACAAGTACGAGGTCCTGACGGCCGACGGCGCGCTCCGGCTCAAGGCCGACCCGATGGCGCAGGCCGCCGCCACCCCGCCGGGCACCGACAGCATCGTCGCCGCCTCGGCGTTCGAGTGGGCCGACGGCGAGTGGCTGGCGGCGCGGGCGGCGGGCGACCCGATGGAGCGGCCGCTGTCGATCTACGAGGTCCACCTCGGGTCCTGGCGGCGGGTGCCCGAGGAGGGCAACCGGTCCCTCACCTACCGGGAGCTGGCCGAGCAGCTGCCCGACTACGTCGCCGACCTCGGGTTCACCCACGTCGAGCTGCTGCCGGTGGCCGAGCACCCCTTCGGCGGCTCGTGGGGCTACCAGGTGTCGAGCTACTACGCGCCGACGTCCCGGTTCGGGTCGCCCGACGACCTGCGGGCCCTGATCGACGCGCTGCACCGCCGCGGCATCGGGGTGATCGTCGACTGGGTGCCGGCCCACTTCCCGAAGGACGACTGGGCCCTCGCCCGCTTCGACGGCACCGCCCTCTACGAGCACGAGGACGCCCGCAAGGGCGAGCACCCGGACTGGGGCACGCTCGTGTTCAACTTCGGCCGCAACGAGGTCCGCAACTTCCTCGTCGCCAACGCCCTGTACTGGGTCGAGGAGTTCCACGTCGACGGCCTGCGGGTCGACGCCGTCGCCTCCATGCTCTACCTCGACTACTCGCGGCGGCCGGGGGAGTGGGTGCCGAACGTCCACGGCGGCAACGAGAACCTCGAGGCCATCGCCTTCCTCCAGGAGATGAACGCGGTCGTGCACGGCGCCCACCCCGGCGTGCTGAC harbors:
- the glgB gene encoding 1,4-alpha-glucan branching protein GlgB, with protein sequence MTAPSRPTPPVAPPVDRDEATRLVAGRHAQPHAVLGAHPVDGGWVVRVLRPDAVRVTVVVLPGGERVDLRREHDGGLFSGVVPGAGPMLDYGLEVEYPGGGRFPVDDPYRFWPTLGDVDLHLIGEGHHLQLWRVLGARPMVHQGVDGTAFSVWAPAAAAVRVVGEFNSWDGRLHPMRAMGASGVWELFVPGVGPGARYKYEVLTADGALRLKADPMAQAAATPPGTDSIVAASAFEWADGEWLAARAAGDPMERPLSIYEVHLGSWRRVPEEGNRSLTYRELAEQLPDYVADLGFTHVELLPVAEHPFGGSWGYQVSSYYAPTSRFGSPDDLRALIDALHRRGIGVIVDWVPAHFPKDDWALARFDGTALYEHEDARKGEHPDWGTLVFNFGRNEVRNFLVANALYWVEEFHVDGLRVDAVASMLYLDYSRRPGEWVPNVHGGNENLEAIAFLQEMNAVVHGAHPGVLTIAEESTSFPGVSRPVYLGGLGFGHKWNMGWMHDTLDYFAHDPVHRRFHHHQLTFGLVYAWSENFVLPLSHDEVVHLKGSLLAKMPGDRWRQLANLRALFAWMWAHPGKQLVFMGGELAQEREWNHDGSLDWHLLDDPGHAGVHALVRALNRTAAAERALWERDFDPGGFAWIDANDSDQSVYSFLRSGRDDGSVVACVANLTPIPRHGYRVGLPRPGRWEVVVNTDAPEFGGSGVGPGPEVHTDPTPWHGDPQSAALTLPPLGVVWLAWRE
- the treS gene encoding maltose alpha-D-glucosyltransferase, which translates into the protein MRGPSTGSAALEYADARWYQKAVFYEVLVRGFYDSNGDGSGDLRGLTEKLDYLEWLGVDCLWLLPFYQSPLRDGGYDISDWFTVLPEYGDIGDAYELVEQAHRRGIRIIADLVVNHTSDQHPWFQESRQDRTNPKADWYVWSDDDTRWSEARIIFVDTEHSNWTWDPVRGQYYWHRFFHHQPDLNYRNEEVAEGMIDVLRYWADIGLDGFRLDAVPYLFERDGTNGENLQETHEYLKRMRKAIDAEFPGRVLLAEANQWPADVVDYFGDGDECQMCFHFPVMPRMFMALRREQRYPITEILAQTPPIPDGCQWGIFLRNHDELTLEMVTDEERDYMWAEYAKDPRMKLNIGIRRRLSPLLDNDRRVAELFHALLFSLPGSPVMYYGDEIGMGDNIYLGDRDGVRTPMQWTPDRNAGFSRADFAQLYLPPLMDPVYGYQAVNVEAEQRNPSSFLHWVRRMIEVRKQHPVFGIGTFEVLNTENPSVLAYLRRATRDDGSEDMVLCVNNLSRFAQPAELMLEHVAGKVPVELTGRVHFPRIGELPYFVTLAPYGFYWFALVDEEATP